A genomic region of Dactylococcopsis salina PCC 8305 contains the following coding sequences:
- a CDS encoding RNA-guided endonuclease InsQ/TnpB family protein, which yields MLSLNYQYKLKVNKQQASTIDEWLDVCKSVYNYALRERKDWVNSRKCPIDRCSLESEYIIPSDAPRPTYANQCKGLGVAKKKFPRLSIPQSQVLQQTLKGLEEAFVNMWNRGFGFPRFKKKMRSFVFPQVKPDCIQGETITLPKLGKLPLVLSRPIPEGFIPKQVRIIKKASGYYININLQLDVDVPDVPPHGYPIGIDLGLEKFLATSEGELIKGHKFLRESEGKLKSLQGQLKNKKKGSRRWRNISRRIARLYEKITNCRKDFFYKTSHYLCDQAGMIFVEDLNLKALGRSALRKACLDAAWGTFVNILSYVCWKRGVFFAKVNANGTSQICPECGVNCGKKTLSERVHKCPDCGYEQDRDVAAAMVVKKRGESTVGATGRMLDQGKEFGDEVLTSSRLSL from the coding sequence AACAACAGGCTTCTACCATCGATGAATGGTTAGATGTCTGTAAATCTGTTTATAACTATGCTTTAAGAGAGCGAAAAGACTGGGTAAATTCTAGAAAATGTCCAATTGATCGCTGTTCCCTTGAATCCGAGTATATCATTCCTTCCGATGCTCCTAGACCAACATACGCTAATCAATGTAAAGGTTTAGGGGTGGCGAAGAAAAAGTTTCCTCGATTATCCATTCCTCAATCTCAAGTCCTCCAACAAACTCTAAAAGGTTTAGAAGAGGCTTTTGTAAATATGTGGAATCGAGGATTTGGTTTTCCTAGATTCAAGAAAAAGATGCGTTCTTTTGTCTTTCCCCAAGTTAAACCAGATTGTATTCAAGGGGAAACAATCACTCTTCCCAAACTAGGAAAACTACCGTTAGTTCTTTCTCGCCCCATTCCTGAAGGGTTTATCCCTAAACAAGTCAGGATAATTAAGAAAGCAAGTGGGTACTACATTAATATCAATCTTCAATTAGATGTTGATGTTCCTGATGTACCCCCTCATGGTTATCCAATTGGCATTGATTTAGGGTTAGAGAAATTTCTAGCAACCAGTGAAGGGGAACTCATTAAAGGTCATAAGTTCTTGAGGGAATCTGAAGGCAAGCTGAAATCACTGCAAGGTCAACTCAAGAATAAGAAGAAAGGTTCTCGTCGCTGGAGAAATATCAGCCGTCGTATCGCAAGATTATACGAAAAGATAACCAACTGTCGCAAAGACTTCTTCTACAAGACCTCTCATTATCTGTGTGATCAAGCAGGGATGATCTTTGTAGAAGACTTAAACCTAAAAGCACTAGGGCGTTCAGCACTTAGAAAAGCCTGTTTGGACGCTGCTTGGGGAACGTTTGTCAACATCCTGTCTTATGTCTGTTGGAAAAGAGGAGTATTTTTTGCCAAAGTTAACGCTAATGGGACAAGTCAGATTTGCCCTGAATGTGGGGTTAACTGCGGCAAGAAAACTCTTTCTGAACGGGTGCATAAGTGTCCAGATTGTGGATATGAGCAGGATAGAGATGTAGCGGCGGCGATGGTAGTAAAGAAACGTGGAGAAAGTACCGTCGGTGCGACGGGAAGAATGCTCGATCAGGGTAAAGAGTTCGGGGATGAGGTTTTAACCTCATCTAGACTCTCCCTTTGA
- a CDS encoding sodium/glutamate symporter, translating into MDTTGLKLIDVFAAFIILGLFLLIGRFLKQKIRIFDLLYLPESILAGGVALLMGKEGLGNVVPDQTFLADNGIFPETISAVWSQAPSVFINLVFATLFLGETIPSVKEVWRKIAPQVAFSQILAWGQYVVGLSITILVLTPIFDINPIAGALIEMAFEGGHGTAAGMGPVLEYFGFEEGGELALGLATVGLISGVVTGTVLINWGRRKGHLSSETKQKLISDQAPASSPSHPELLSAEYQKLSKNLLIDPLSINLGIVAIAVTLGWLILEALKALETLTWGKLEIEIMNYVPLFPMALIGGLIVQITMKRLGIDGLILRPLQKNIAGVSLDVVIFSAIASISLTILGTNLIPFLILALAGVTWNLFAFLFFAPRILPSYWFERGIGDVGQSMGVTATGLLLLQMVDPDNRTGALESFAYKQLLFEPIMGGGFFTAAAPILVFQLGAMPVLMITGSVLIFWIGFGLINFKR; encoded by the coding sequence TTAGCGGGAGGTGTAGCATTACTGATGGGAAAAGAAGGTTTAGGAAATGTTGTCCCTGATCAAACTTTTCTCGCTGATAATGGCATCTTTCCCGAAACCATTTCTGCTGTTTGGTCACAAGCGCCGAGTGTATTTATTAATCTTGTTTTTGCCACGCTTTTTCTCGGAGAAACCATTCCCAGTGTCAAAGAAGTTTGGCGAAAAATTGCGCCTCAAGTTGCCTTTTCTCAAATTTTAGCTTGGGGACAATATGTTGTGGGACTATCAATCACGATTTTAGTTTTAACCCCAATCTTTGACATTAATCCCATTGCGGGAGCGTTAATCGAAATGGCATTTGAAGGGGGACATGGCACGGCTGCGGGAATGGGCCCCGTGTTGGAATATTTTGGTTTTGAAGAAGGAGGGGAACTCGCTTTAGGGTTAGCTACTGTGGGATTGATTTCTGGTGTGGTGACAGGAACTGTTTTAATTAATTGGGGACGAAGAAAAGGTCATTTATCTTCAGAGACGAAACAAAAATTGATTTCAGATCAAGCCCCAGCGTCATCTCCTTCTCATCCTGAATTATTATCCGCAGAATATCAAAAGCTCAGTAAAAATCTTCTCATTGATCCGTTATCCATTAATCTCGGAATTGTGGCGATTGCGGTAACACTAGGTTGGCTCATTCTAGAAGCATTAAAAGCGTTAGAAACTCTCACTTGGGGAAAACTAGAAATCGAAATTATGAATTATGTTCCTCTATTTCCGATGGCGTTAATTGGAGGATTGATTGTACAAATTACGATGAAACGTCTCGGAATTGATGGCTTGATTCTGCGACCGTTACAGAAGAATATTGCAGGGGTTTCTCTTGATGTTGTTATTTTTAGCGCGATCGCATCGATTTCTTTAACGATTCTCGGCACAAACTTAATTCCCTTCCTAATTTTGGCTCTCGCTGGCGTAACTTGGAATCTTTTTGCTTTTCTGTTCTTTGCGCCTCGGATTCTCCCTTCTTATTGGTTTGAGCGTGGTATCGGCGATGTCGGACAATCCATGGGCGTTACCGCCACTGGTCTGTTATTGTTACAAATGGTTGACCCTGATAATCGCACGGGAGCGTTAGAAAGTTTTGCCTATAAACAGCTTTTATTTGAGCCGATTATGGGGGGAGGCTTCTTCACGGCGGCTGCGCCAATTTTAGTGTTTCAATTGGGAGCAATGCCTGTTTTAATGATTACTGGTAGCGTGCTGATTTTTTGGATCGGGTTTGGTTTAATTAACTTTAAAAGGTAG